In Nitrobacteraceae bacterium AZCC 1564, the following proteins share a genomic window:
- a CDS encoding hypothetical protein (product_source=Hypo-rule applied) yields MSPRVIPIPLSGGDRKNLNKELARARSAHAALSQRAKISRAQGEKMLRAAREKLQEAARLHCEAWNAIMFCGGPAVDSPTIAARSTVAFPYSWFAAIVSTAALR; encoded by the coding sequence ATGTCGCCCCGCGTGATCCCTATTCCGCTCTCCGGCGGTGACCGAAAGAACCTCAACAAAGAGCTGGCTAGAGCGAGGTCGGCACATGCAGCCTTGAGCCAACGGGCGAAGATTTCGCGTGCACAGGGCGAGAAGATGCTTCGAGCGGCTCGAGAAAAGTTGCAGGAGGCCGCTCGGCTACATTGCGAGGCCTGGAATGCGATCATGTTTTGCGGCGGTCCAGCGGTCGACTCGCCGACTATCGCTGCGCGATCAACGGTGGCTTTCCCCTACTCCTGGTTTGCTGCAATCGTTTCGACGGCAGCGCTGCGTTGA
- a CDS encoding hypothetical protein (product_source=Hypo-rule applied; superfamily=54427), which yields MIYVYVISGCRTRANGQINVVSNFGTVTARSRDEALGKAMQIWHKDNPQHKMVCFNATARPDLRLVRGKTIRPEEA from the coding sequence ATGATCTATGTTTACGTGATCTCTGGATGTCGAACGCGGGCGAACGGCCAGATTAATGTGGTCAGCAATTTCGGAACTGTTACCGCCCGAAGCCGCGACGAAGCGTTAGGTAAGGCCATGCAAATTTGGCACAAGGATAATCCGCAACACAAAATGGTCTGCTTCAACGCGACGGCGCGACCAGATCTGAGGCTAGTGAGAGGGAAAACTATCCGACCTGAGGAAGCCTAG
- a CDS encoding beta-glucanase (GH16 family) (product_source=COG2273; cog=COG2273) yields MLKTISLHSYETASKSFRSQTRNCRRCSTCFRQRLADGALPYKPEDDQSWPSRYFGPKALNEFTGAKESDLSEKSTHSVLSRMGAISIPHYDHRASVHSPGRFRQLGVCERIRETRT; encoded by the coding sequence ATGCTCAAAACAATCTCACTTCACTCTTACGAGACGGCGTCGAAGTCGTTCCGATCCCAGACGAGGAATTGCCGGAGATGCTCGACGTGTTTTCGGCAGCGTTTGGCTGACGGCGCGCTGCCCTACAAGCCGGAGGACGACCAGTCCTGGCCGTCAAGATACTTCGGCCCGAAGGCGTTGAACGAATTCACCGGAGCCAAGGAATCCGATCTCTCGGAGAAGTCGACCCACTCAGTTTTATCGAGGATGGGAGCGATATCCATACCGCATTACGATCACCGAGCCTCGGTACACAGCCCTGGAAGATTCCGACAGTTGGGCGTGTGTGAACGAATTCGGGAGACGCGCACCTGA
- a CDS encoding hypothetical protein (product_source=Hypo-rule applied; superfamily=52833), with amino-acid sequence MFLVKLTRYRWFYGRIHRMRASFRAACAPFIEDIEKLQREVDNLYRRADTASEEIHRDRLLDIAQQVGDQLEEQRQDAEEALMLLRKAFVVATYHFWERGAQRFAPHKQKKPNHHALVAALRGASIVVDEQGLEELRLLVNCLKHNSNDARTLRPTQ; translated from the coding sequence ATGTTTTTGGTTAAACTCACGCGTTACAGATGGTTTTACGGTCGCATTCACCGCATGCGTGCTTCCTTTCGGGCAGCATGCGCCCCTTTTATCGAAGATATAGAAAAGCTTCAGCGGGAAGTGGATAACCTCTATCGTCGAGCCGACACGGCATCAGAGGAGATACACCGCGATAGGCTATTGGACATCGCACAGCAGGTTGGCGATCAATTAGAGGAACAACGGCAGGATGCGGAGGAAGCGCTCATGTTGCTTCGAAAGGCATTTGTGGTCGCGACCTATCACTTTTGGGAACGAGGAGCGCAGCGATTTGCCCCCCATAAGCAAAAAAAGCCGAACCACCACGCTCTAGTTGCGGCGTTGAGAGGCGCATCCATTGTCGTAGACGAACAAGGCCTGGAGGAATTGAGGCTTCTAGTTAATTGCCTGAAACACAACAGCAACGATGCAAGAACTTTACGACCTACGCAGTAA
- a CDS encoding excinuclease UvrABC nuclease subunit (product_source=COG0322; cath_funfam=3.40.1440.10; cog=COG0322; pfam=PF01541; smart=SM00465; superfamily=82771), with the protein MVPFPRSGERLDVPDLHGVYVIYNPKGRVSHVGRTVRGKRGLRQRLNNHLHGASSFVIKALRGKGVKLRKGYKFRYIAIDDSRLRALLESYVIGQLCPDHLGDGQLTS; encoded by the coding sequence ATGGTACCGTTTCCGAGATCAGGAGAACGCCTTGACGTTCCTGATCTTCATGGCGTCTACGTCATCTACAATCCGAAAGGCCGGGTATCCCATGTCGGACGGACCGTGCGCGGTAAACGCGGGTTACGTCAGCGGCTGAACAATCACCTTCACGGTGCGTCGTCCTTCGTTATCAAGGCGCTGAGGGGGAAGGGCGTAAAGCTCAGGAAGGGCTACAAATTCCGATACATCGCGATCGACGACAGCAGATTGCGGGCGCTTCTGGAGTCATACGTCATAGGTCAACTATGCCCCGACCACCTTGGAGATGGTCAGTTGACCTCGTAA
- a CDS encoding hypothetical protein (product_source=Hypo-rule applied; superfamily=57667), with protein MPRKTEGDLQEWRDQDAWTRYNALWDVGKWLLEPEWEPDKPCCIWMKCECGEIFNTHSPEANLIHLPHIHCSKKKMCNLYSTTKNQDAIRKLFDALNDYAGNLPPLPVILPDYKAPVVGQIDGERELIKMRWGMPSPSRNWDRTHCASNRLI; from the coding sequence TTGCCGAGGAAAACCGAAGGCGATCTCCAAGAGTGGCGAGACCAGGACGCCTGGACAAGATACAACGCGCTTTGGGACGTAGGCAAATGGCTGCTAGAACCAGAATGGGAGCCTGACAAGCCATGCTGTATCTGGATGAAATGCGAATGTGGTGAGATCTTCAACACACACAGCCCTGAAGCTAACCTGATCCACCTTCCTCACATCCACTGCTCGAAGAAAAAAATGTGCAATCTCTACTCGACGACGAAAAATCAGGACGCGATCCGCAAACTATTTGACGCGCTTAACGACTACGCCGGCAATCTTCCTCCCCTGCCAGTCATCCTCCCCGACTACAAGGCACCTGTCGTTGGTCAAATTGACGGCGAGCGCGAACTAATCAAGATGCGTTGGGGTATGCCTTCACCATCACGAAACTGGGACCGTACGCACTGCGCAAGCAATCGTCTAATCTGA
- a CDS encoding hypothetical protein (product_source=Hypo-rule applied; smart=SM00869; superfamily=49373), translated as MKKGIFVDGFVGLSTAAQAQYSWTSSNPSSHYRSGYTTQSATYVAHPGNQS; from the coding sequence ATGAAAAAGGGGATTTTTGTCGATGGCTTTGTTGGTCTTTCGACCGCGGCCCAGGCCCAGTACTCCTGGACCAGTTCGAACCCGAGCAGCCACTACCGATCAGGCTATACGACCCAAAGCGCAACATATGTTGCCCACCCGGGCAACCAATCCTAA
- a CDS encoding hypothetical protein (product_source=Hypo-rule applied), translated as MTQTPIKNNRTQANIDPTQRRVPIFTLPDGGARSITAGNKCAFANLIFAMDGKDWTSATKMLAVTYFDLSEKEGYAFATQEYLEFRTNLSRRTMNRANAVIENSGFFRLKYLPNNSLEIIPDLRAIEDGYSRYQAAHAAFIQERKDKWTAMEYGLNEERRSNEDDGGATNCREGSDKLSVGYRQNGAHNLSMESLPPNLSMRTIPGASHPGVAHRTLKKDRASGVDRHGRKKLAGGYQQSREEADQDWIELNRILPETSEDAEHQPREDSAKGAKVHWFQLLRSGIPSRRIVLAAQAYKDRKPVGQWVCGVAGFLTQHFDPEQLPDGTYPDDKQQAEVAPAAANDNDDLLPVQKASGDYG; from the coding sequence ATGACACAGACCCCCATCAAAAACAACCGCACTCAAGCCAACATCGATCCGACACAACGCAGAGTGCCCATTTTCACGCTGCCAGATGGCGGCGCTCGTAGCATTACCGCAGGAAACAAATGTGCCTTCGCAAATCTGATTTTTGCCATGGATGGGAAGGATTGGACCAGCGCAACAAAGATGCTGGCCGTCACGTACTTCGACCTGTCAGAGAAAGAAGGATACGCGTTCGCCACTCAGGAGTACCTTGAGTTTAGGACCAATCTTTCCCGGCGGACGATGAACCGTGCAAACGCGGTAATCGAGAACTCCGGATTTTTCAGGTTGAAATATCTGCCGAATAATTCGCTTGAAATCATTCCGGACCTCCGAGCGATTGAAGATGGGTATTCACGATATCAGGCTGCTCATGCCGCGTTTATTCAGGAGCGGAAGGACAAATGGACCGCCATGGAGTACGGGCTTAACGAGGAGAGAAGGAGCAACGAGGATGACGGGGGAGCGACAAACTGTCGGGAGGGTAGCGACAAATTGTCGGTAGGGTACCGACAAAACGGCGCACATAATCTCTCTATGGAATCCCTCCCCCCTAATCTCTCTATGAGAACCATTCCCGGCGCTTCGCATCCGGGCGTTGCTCATCGAACTTTGAAGAAGGATCGCGCCTCTGGCGTGGACCGGCATGGTCGTAAGAAGTTGGCCGGTGGATACCAGCAGAGCCGGGAAGAAGCAGACCAAGACTGGATCGAGTTGAACCGCATTCTGCCGGAAACATCCGAGGATGCCGAACACCAGCCGAGGGAAGACTCAGCCAAGGGAGCAAAGGTCCACTGGTTTCAGCTGCTTCGATCAGGAATCCCATCCCGCCGGATCGTACTGGCTGCACAGGCTTACAAAGATCGAAAGCCAGTTGGGCAATGGGTATGTGGGGTAGCTGGGTTTCTAACTCAGCACTTCGATCCAGAGCAGCTTCCGGACGGGACATATCCCGACGATAAGCAGCAGGCGGAAGTGGCACCAGCTGCTGCGAACGACAATGATGACCTACTGCCCGTCCAAAAGGCCAGTGGCGATTACGGCTAA
- a CDS encoding hypothetical protein (product_source=Hypo-rule applied; pfam=PF01402; superfamily=47598) — MSSHFHYDPSIQNPFLGIRMPVEQLAALDAARLKMRLNRSEFVRRSIAIYLEQLQTTAN; from the coding sequence ATGAGTAGCCACTTCCATTACGACCCAAGTATACAAAATCCATTTCTGGGTATCCGAATGCCCGTTGAGCAACTGGCCGCGCTGGACGCCGCGCGCCTCAAGATGAGGCTAAACCGATCGGAGTTCGTTCGCCGGTCAATCGCCATTTATCTGGAACAACTTCAGACCACCGCGAACTGA